Proteins from a genomic interval of Antedon mediterranea chromosome 5, ecAntMedi1.1, whole genome shotgun sequence:
- the LOC140048527 gene encoding uncharacterized protein isoform X2 yields the protein MTVLKTSTPMPVDSQNDKLLNSGQTPTNNKRKRENSHAEPEGHQIPPKRPNHKAGENVSSTSMSIDITLNDKTNVNVTISQQQDTLATATDNDPMSFSPNSRNDCFVSNLIDGHINFKDIENDIIRDPDQYKQIEKKLKELEEVWKKELTESFGTKFGDNKTDENQETLIHSTNSPGMSLGQVNGQINGQINNAMPRDSMTVLPQGNNGAGGAYDMKGPPNTVATDVKTPTSEALPNIGELRPNQQPNQDMLRQPIKTESQQFMSTMSRNSPKNPSLYKNAVPKQEQVQLGHRQPNFQNPLSSISHAKPGMGFTNNMIKSEPQVQMNGMFQQPQQQPNMSLSGQTNMSLSGQANMSLSGQANMSLPGQAAPKQVFTGPGGTVFEDPQKIAPFTPNYQQDTIMPVSIDRTPNVSIPVRPPVPNILSNQQQTQKKPSLPFKQTNMPITQQMLRQPHQHQQHMSSKKLLQQQLNNGSSLLMSRQNKLQQQMRMMQYSKQMQFQQQQHNQQLMPTQNMQDQMKQVMNHNSRPPPRYEETRTMNNSVYQNTQMSMQQAQLMQRQNPSSMNPPDYRQGMANMPTQGMQVPHAPAGQTMQTLANQQNPMFNYQDQNTQGLQQHGQSVAMMRLAAGQNTQLRPGINRQTMVGQNGNMLARGQLLQQQQQQQQQQQQQQQQQQRVWQGRNQVMNPTMSQNMLQATAQVSTTVTNPRFQNTFNLPGDMQFQQQTNFGQTAATTMNTNNVPNMNMRRGFYPGNMANRQQINTNIQTSISLNSQQQALDQQLQVSAGVSTYGNPNNINIHQNIMNNVPMTNPNASLHNPTKQFTEADLNDLEAILSNPL from the coding sequence AAGTTGCTAAACTCCGGACAAACACCGACAAATAATAAGCGTAAACGGGAAAATAGTCACGCAGAGCCAGAAGGCCATCAGATACCACCAAAAAGACCAAATCACAAAGCTGGAGAAAATGTGTCAAGCACAAGTATGTCGATTGATATCACGCTAAACGATAAAACAAATGTGAATGTCACGATAAGTCAACAACAAGATACGCTAGCAACTGCCACTGATAATGATCCAATGTCATTCAGTCCAAATTCTAGAAACGATTGTTTTGTTTCAAATCTTATTGATGGCCATATTAATTTTaaggatattgaaaatgacaTAATTCGTGATCCCGATCAGTACAAACAAATTGAGAAAAAACTAAAAGAACTAGAAGAAGTATGGAAAAAAGAGTTGACTGAAAGTTTTGGAACAAAATTTGGAGATAACAAAACGGATGAAAATCAGGAGACTCTTATTCATAGTACTAACTCACCTGGCATGTCACTTGGCCAGGTTAATGGACAAATTAATGGACAGATAAACAATGCCATGCCAAGGGACAGCATGACTGTCCTGCCGCAAGGTAACAATGGTGCTGGTGGTGCGTACGATATGAAAGGACCACCAAACACCGTCGCCACTGACGTTAAGACACCGACAAGTGAAGCCCTCCCAAATATAGGTGAATTAAGACCAAATCAACAACCAAATCAGGATATGCTTCGGCAGCCAATAAAAACAGAGAGTCAACAATTCATGAGCACTATGTCGCGTAACTCTCCAAAAAATCCGTCTCTTTATAAAAATGCAGTCCCAAAACAAGAACAAGTACAATTAGGACACAGGCAACCAAACTTTCAAAATCCACTTTCGTCAATATCACATGCAAAACCCGGAATGGGATTCACAAATAACATGATCAAATCTGAACCTCAGGTTCAAATGAATGGCATGTTCCAGCAGCCACAGCAGCAGCCAAATATGTCCTTATCCGGGCAAACAAATATGTCCTTATCTGGGCAGGCAAATATGTCCCTATCCGGGCAAGCAAATATGTCTTTACCTGGGCAAGCAGCTCCAAAACAGGTGTTTACTGGACCTGGTGGCACAGTGTTTGAGGATCCACAGAAAATTGCTCCGTTCACTCCAAATTATCAGCAAGACACAATAATGCCGGTTAGCATCGACCGTACACCAAATGTTTCTATTCCTGTTAGGCCGCCAGTACCAAATATTCTATCAAACCAACAGCAAACTCAGAAGAAACCAAGCTTACCATTCAAGCAGACAAATATGCCAATCACACAACAAATGCTACGACAGCCACATCAACATCAACAGCACATGTCTAGTAAAAAGCTGCTGCAACAACAATTGAATAATGGATCGTCGCTGCTAATGTCGCGACAAAATAAGCTACAACAACAAATGCGAATGATGCAGTACAGTAAACAAATGCAATTTCAGCAGCAACAACACAATCAACAGTTGATGCCAACACAAAACATGCAAGATCAGATGAAACAAGTAATGAATCATAACAGTAGACCTCCACCACGTTACGAGGAAACACGAACCATGAATAACTCTGTGTACCAAAACACTCAAATGAGTATGCAGCAAGCACAACTGATGCAGCGGCAAAATCCCAGTTCAATGAATCCACCAGATTACCGACAGGGGATGGCTAATATGCCAACTCAAGGAATGCAGGTTCCTCATGCTCCGGCTGGACAGACGATGCAAACTCTGGCAAACCAACAGAACCCTATGTTTAATTATCAGGATCAAAACACTCAAGGATTGCAGCAACATGGACAGAGTGTAGCGATGATGAGGTTGGCTGCTGGTCAAAATACTCAACTCAGGCCAGGAATCAACAGACAAACTATGGTCGGACAAAATGGCAACATGCTTGCAAGAGGACAGCTTTTacaacaacagcagcagcaacagcaacagcagcagcaacagcagcaacaacaacagaGAGTCTGGCAAGGAAGGAATCAAGTTATGAACCCAACAATGTCACAAAATATGCTTCAAGCAACTGCACAAGTTAGCACAACCGTGACAAACCCACGCTTTCAAAACACTTTCAACTTGCCTGGTGACATGCAATTCCAGCAACAGACTAACTTTGGTCAGACCGCAGCCACGACAATGAACACAAATAATGTACCCAACATGAATATGCGGCGGGGGTTTTATCCCGGGAATATGGCTAATCGGCAGCAAATTAATACAAACATTCAAACCTCGATTTCATTGAATTCACAACAGCAAGCTTTGGACCAACAATTACAAGTATCAGCTGGTGTATCCACTTACGGAAATCCAAATAACATTAACATACATCAGAATATTATGAACAATGTGCCAATGACCAATCCAAATGCTAGTTTGCATAATCCAACAAAACAGTTTACCGAGGCAGACCTCAATGATCTTGAAGCCATTTTAAGCAATCCCTTGTAA